A section of the Tenrec ecaudatus isolate mTenEca1 chromosome 10, mTenEca1.hap1, whole genome shotgun sequence genome encodes:
- the CHCT1 gene encoding CHD1 helical C-terminal domain containing protein 1, with translation MGSHTTICRAALACDEVARGWDRLNGHLALTELHERRCWDSNKPSNSQLVALRTVLNMNKRYTESSGVNLAIPWVRDHNRLEIREDMRSVTLEASSKPLEVSAGHGGEADKPLEKVTDEPFLERSSSPLPAGDSLVRHAKGLDQDTFKICKEYLRPLKKFLRKLHLPKDLPQKRKLKYMKQSLVVLGDHINTFLQHYCRAWEIKHWRKMLWRFVSLFSELEAKQLRRLYKYTKNNQPAKFLVAFCPCDALEGSLLANQEDCLPKLCTAWGLHSNISGMKERLSKMQSPARKLALLGELGPQVHVEGGPLRKLPQKSKLKRMKIKEAPDNGP, from the exons atgggctcccaCACGACCATTTGCAGGGCCGCGTTGGCGTGTGATGAGGTCGCTAGGGGCTGGGACCGACTGAATGGGCACCTAGCCCTAACAGAGCTGCATGAGCGCCGGTGCTGGGATTCGAATAAGCCGTCTAACAGCCAGCTCGTTGCCCTAAGGACCGTGTTAAACATGAACAAACGGTACACCGAAAG ttctggagtcaACCTTGCCATTCCTTGGGTCCGAGACCACAACAGACTAGAAATCCGGGAGGATATGCGGAGTGTCACCCTGGAGGCCAGCAGCAAACCTCTGGAGGTTTCAGCGGGGCACGGGGGTGAAGCAGACAAGCCACTGGAGAAG GTGACTGATGAGCCCTTCTTGGAGaggagctccagccccctccctgcCGGAGACTCACTGGTGCGCCACGCCAAGGGCCTGGATCAGGACACCTTTAAGATT TGCAAAGAATACCTACGGCCTCTGAAGAAGTTCCTGCGAAAGCTCCACTTGCCCAAGGACCTTCCCCAGAAAAGGAAGCTCAAGTACATGAAGCAGAGCCTGGTGGTCCTAGGGGACCACATCAATACCTTTCTGCAGCACTACTGCCGAGCCTGGGAGATCAAGCACTGGAGGAA GATGCTCTGGCGATTTGTCTCCCTCTTCTCTGAACTGGAGGCGAAGCAGCTTCGCAGGCTCTACAAGTACACCAAGAACAACCAGCCAGCCAAGTTCCTG GTGGCATTCTGCCCCTGTGACGCTCTGGAGGGCTCCTTGCTGGCCAACCAGGAAGACTGTCTGCCCAAGCTGTGCACGGCCTGGGGGCTACACAGCAACATCAGCGGCATGAAGGAGAGGCTGTCCAAAATGCAGAGCCCAGCCCGGAAGCTGGCCCTGCTGGGTGAGCTGGGACCCCAGGTCCATGTGGAAGGAG